A stretch of the Thiocystis violascens DSM 198 genome encodes the following:
- the rplE gene encoding 50S ribosomal protein L5 has protein sequence MSRLQTEYREQIVGQLKERLGFKSVMQVPRIEKITLNMGVGEAVADKKVMDHAVADLRAIAGQQPIVTFARKSVAGFKIREGWPIGCKVTLRRERMYEFLDRLVSVAIPRIRDFRGLSPKAFDGRGNYSMGVREQIMFPEIDYDKIDAIRGLDITITTSARTDEEGRALLEAFKFPFRT, from the coding sequence ATGAGCAGATTACAGACAGAATATCGCGAGCAGATCGTCGGCCAATTGAAGGAACGTCTCGGCTTCAAAAGCGTGATGCAGGTGCCGCGGATCGAGAAAATTACGCTCAACATGGGTGTTGGCGAGGCGGTTGCGGATAAGAAAGTAATGGATCATGCCGTTGCCGATCTGCGTGCCATCGCCGGGCAGCAGCCCATCGTCACCTTCGCGCGCAAGTCGGTTGCCGGCTTCAAGATTCGCGAGGGTTGGCCGATCGGTTGCAAGGTGACGCTGCGTCGCGAACGGATGTACGAATTTCTCGATCGCCTGGTCAGTGTCGCGATTCCGCGTATCCGCGACTTTCGGGGTCTGAGTCCGAAGGCGTTCGACGGACGCGGGAACTATTCGATGGGCGTGCGCGAACAGATCATGTTCCCCGAAATCGATTACGACAAGATCGACGCAATTCGCGGACTCGACATCACGATTACGACCTCGGCGCGGACGGACGAGGAAGGACGCGCGCTGCTTGAGGCGTTCAAGTTCCCATTCCGTACCTGA
- the rpsN gene encoding 30S ribosomal protein S14, which yields MAKKSMIARDVKRTQIAAKFGAKRAALKAVINDRGASAEQIDEAMRKFHQLPRDASPSRQQRRCRVSGRPHAVYRKFGLARMKLREAVMRGDVPGVVKASW from the coding sequence ATGGCGAAGAAGAGCATGATTGCGCGCGACGTCAAGCGCACCCAGATCGCGGCCAAGTTTGGCGCGAAGCGCGCGGCACTGAAAGCAGTGATCAATGATCGTGGCGCGAGCGCGGAACAGATCGACGAGGCAATGCGGAAGTTCCATCAGCTTCCGCGCGATGCCAGTCCGTCGCGCCAACAACGGCGCTGTCGGGTCAGCGGTCGTCCGCATGCCGTCTATCGGAAATTCGGGCTTGCGCGCATGAAGTTGCGCGAAGCCGTGATGCGCGGGGATGTCCCCGGCGTCGTCAAGGCGAGTTGGTAA
- the rpsH gene encoding 30S ribosomal protein S8, whose product MSMSDPIADMLTRIRNGQQRGKITIVMPSSKQKVAIANLLKEEGYIAEASVEPNGGKPELVIKLKYFRGKPVIEVIKRISRPGLRIYRNKNELPKVWAGLGIAIISTSQGLMTDRAARQAGHGGEVIAYVA is encoded by the coding sequence ATGAGTATGTCGGATCCGATTGCGGATATGCTGACACGCATCCGCAACGGCCAGCAGCGTGGCAAAATCACCATTGTGATGCCGTCCTCCAAGCAGAAGGTTGCGATCGCGAACCTGCTGAAGGAAGAAGGCTATATCGCCGAGGCATCGGTCGAACCCAATGGCGGCAAGCCCGAACTGGTCATCAAGCTCAAGTATTTCCGCGGCAAGCCCGTGATCGAGGTCATCAAGCGCATCTCGCGGCCGGGACTACGCATTTATCGCAATAAAAACGAGTTGCCCAAGGTTTGGGCCGGACTCGGGATTGCGATCATCTCCACCTCGCAAGGTTTGATGACCGACCGCGCGGCCCGCCAGGCGGGTCACGGCGGCGAAGTCATCGCCTACGTCGCTTAA
- the rplF gene encoding 50S ribosomal protein L6 has product MSRVAKAPITVPKGVTVEIVGQDVKVKGAKGSLEWSVHPTVVVSQDANELKVAPAEGQANAWAMAGTTRALINNMVVGCSAGFTRKLTLVGVGYRAAAKGDVLNLALGFSHPIDYPVPAGITIETPSQTEVVVMGADKQRVGQVASEIRGFRPPEPYKGKGVRYADENVLRKEAKKK; this is encoded by the coding sequence ATGTCACGAGTCGCAAAGGCGCCGATTACGGTGCCCAAAGGTGTCACCGTCGAGATCGTCGGTCAGGATGTCAAGGTCAAGGGTGCCAAGGGCAGCCTTGAGTGGAGCGTCCATCCGACCGTTGTCGTCAGTCAGGACGCGAATGAACTCAAGGTGGCTCCAGCCGAGGGTCAGGCAAACGCCTGGGCCATGGCCGGAACCACCCGCGCGCTGATCAACAACATGGTGGTGGGCTGTAGCGCCGGTTTCACGCGCAAGCTCACGCTGGTGGGTGTCGGCTATCGCGCCGCGGCCAAGGGCGATGTGCTGAATCTGGCCCTTGGTTTTTCGCATCCGATCGATTATCCGGTGCCTGCAGGCATCACCATCGAGACCCCGAGTCAGACCGAAGTCGTTGTCATGGGTGCCGATAAACAACGCGTCGGTCAGGTCGCCTCGGAAATCCGGGGGTTCCGTCCGCCGGAGCCTTACAAGGGCAAGGGTGTTCGTTACGCGGACGAGAATGTCCTGCGTAAGGAAGCCAAGAAGAAATAA
- the rplR gene encoding 50S ribosomal protein L18, protein MDKKQARLRRATRARAKIREMGEFRLCVYRTPRHTYAQIIAPTGDKVVASASTLDKDIRQSIEGNKANIVAATVIGKAIAERALSAGVERVAFDRSGFRYHGRLKALADAAREHGLKF, encoded by the coding sequence ATGGATAAAAAACAGGCTCGTCTGCGCCGTGCGACGCGGGCACGCGCCAAGATTCGGGAAATGGGCGAATTTCGGTTGTGCGTCTATCGCACGCCCCGGCATACCTACGCCCAAATCATTGCCCCGACGGGCGACAAGGTGGTCGCCAGCGCATCCACGCTGGATAAAGACATCCGCCAGTCGATCGAGGGCAACAAGGCAAACATTGTGGCGGCAACCGTCATCGGTAAGGCGATTGCTGAACGTGCCTTGTCCGCCGGCGTGGAAAGGGTCGCGTTCGACCGTTCCGGCTTCCGTTATCACGGCCGTCTCAAGGCGCTTGCCGACGCGGCGCGTGAGCACGGACTGAAATTCTGA
- the rpsE gene encoding 30S ribosomal protein S5 gives MANFNPKPEGDDLLEKLVAVNRVAKVVKGGRQFGFAALTVVGDGKGRVGFGRGKAREVPIAIQKAMESARKNMIEVKLNGTTLQYPLQGEHGAAKVFMQPASDGTGIIAGGAMRAVFEVLGVQNVLAKCIGTNNPINVVRATVQGLRTMNDAETIAAKRGKTVEQILG, from the coding sequence ATGGCGAACTTCAATCCCAAGCCGGAAGGCGATGACCTTCTGGAAAAACTGGTGGCGGTCAACCGCGTCGCCAAGGTCGTCAAGGGCGGACGGCAATTCGGTTTCGCGGCCTTAACGGTCGTGGGCGATGGCAAGGGCCGGGTCGGCTTCGGTCGCGGCAAGGCGCGCGAAGTGCCGATCGCGATCCAGAAGGCGATGGAAAGTGCCCGCAAGAACATGATCGAAGTCAAGCTGAATGGCACCACCCTTCAGTATCCGCTGCAGGGCGAGCATGGCGCCGCGAAGGTCTTCATGCAGCCGGCTTCCGACGGTACCGGGATCATTGCCGGCGGCGCGATGCGCGCGGTGTTCGAGGTGCTCGGCGTGCAGAATGTCCTCGCCAAGTGCATCGGTACCAACAATCCGATCAACGTCGTGCGTGCGACGGTTCAGGGGCTGCGTACCATGAATGACGCGGAAACCATCGCTGCCAAGCGCGGTAAGACCGTCGAACAGATCCTGGGGTAA
- the rpmD gene encoding 50S ribosomal protein L30 — MSDKKMMKVKLVRSTSGRLEKHKACVRGLGLRRMHQVVEVEDTPCTRGMVNAVYYMVKVVEESHHAAQ, encoded by the coding sequence ATGTCTGACAAAAAAATGATGAAGGTGAAACTGGTGCGCAGCACCAGCGGACGCCTTGAAAAACATAAGGCCTGCGTGCGCGGTCTGGGCCTGCGGCGGATGCATCAGGTCGTCGAGGTCGAGGACACGCCCTGCACCCGCGGGATGGTCAACGCCGTGTATTACATGGTCAAGGTCGTGGAGGAGTCTCACCATGCGGCTCAATGA
- the rplO gene encoding 50S ribosomal protein L15 gives MRLNDLKPDEGSRPSAKRVGRGIGSGLGKTCGRGHKGQKSRKGGYHKVGFEGGQMPLQRRLPKVGFRSRASLVSAEVRLTELHRIEGDVVDLASLMAAGVVNRSIKTAKIIASGEVSRAFTIRGIGVTKGARVAIEAAGGKVED, from the coding sequence ATGCGGCTCAATGATCTCAAGCCCGACGAGGGCAGCCGGCCTTCCGCCAAGCGCGTCGGACGCGGTATCGGCAGCGGGCTGGGCAAGACCTGCGGACGTGGCCACAAAGGGCAGAAATCCCGTAAGGGCGGCTATCATAAGGTTGGCTTCGAGGGCGGTCAGATGCCGCTTCAGCGGCGTTTGCCGAAGGTCGGTTTTCGCTCGCGCGCATCGCTGGTCAGCGCGGAAGTGCGCCTGACCGAACTTCATCGTATCGAAGGCGATGTGGTCGATCTGGCTTCCCTGATGGCGGCGGGAGTTGTGAATCGCTCCATCAAGACGGCTAAGATCATCGCCTCCGGAGAGGTCTCCCGCGCCTTTACGATCCGTGGCATCGGTGTGACCAAGGGGGCGCGCGTCGCCATCGAAGCGGCCGGCGGCAAGGTCGAAGACTAA
- the secY gene encoding preprotein translocase subunit SecY has translation MAKNVGSMGKSLGGMGQLTELKRRLLFLLGALLVYRIGTFVPVPGVNPEALAILFDQNQGSILDMFNMFSGGALERASLFALGVMPYISASIIIQLMTSVVPQLEQLKKEGESGRRKITQYTRYGTVFLATFQAIGISMALQGQTAGGSALVVHGGIGFVFTAAVSLVTGTMFLMWLGEQITERGIGNGISMIIFAGIVAGLPAALGGTLELARTGEMNSLAVLALFAMALAVTAFVVFVERGQRRITVNYARRQQGRKMMQAQSTHLPLKLNMAGVIPPIFASSILLFPGTLGQFFGANENLRWIANITSKLAPGEPLYVVFYTVAIVFFCFFYTALVFNPKETADNLKRSGAFIPGIRPGEQTARYIDSVMTRLTAAGAIYITTVCLLPEFLIVGYNVPFYFGGTSLLIVVVVVMDFMAQVQAHLMSHQYEGLMKKANLKSPGAGMLR, from the coding sequence ATGGCTAAGAACGTCGGATCAATGGGTAAATCGCTTGGCGGAATGGGGCAGTTGACGGAGTTGAAGCGCCGTCTGCTGTTCCTGTTAGGAGCTTTGCTCGTCTACCGTATCGGTACTTTCGTACCGGTTCCGGGAGTCAATCCCGAGGCACTCGCCATCCTGTTCGACCAGAATCAGGGCTCGATCCTGGACATGTTCAACATGTTCTCGGGTGGCGCCCTGGAGCGTGCGAGTTTGTTCGCGCTTGGCGTCATGCCTTACATCTCGGCGTCGATCATCATCCAGTTGATGACCTCGGTGGTACCGCAACTCGAACAGCTGAAGAAAGAAGGCGAGTCAGGGCGGCGCAAAATCACCCAGTACACGCGCTATGGAACGGTTTTTCTGGCGACCTTCCAGGCGATCGGTATCTCGATGGCGTTGCAGGGACAGACCGCGGGCGGTTCGGCGCTGGTGGTGCATGGGGGTATCGGTTTCGTCTTTACCGCTGCCGTTTCGCTGGTCACCGGGACCATGTTTCTGATGTGGCTCGGCGAACAGATCACCGAGCGCGGAATCGGTAACGGCATCTCCATGATCATTTTCGCGGGGATTGTCGCTGGCCTGCCAGCCGCCCTGGGAGGAACCCTGGAATTGGCGCGCACCGGCGAAATGAATTCGCTGGCCGTGCTGGCGCTGTTCGCGATGGCGCTGGCCGTGACCGCGTTCGTGGTCTTTGTCGAGCGTGGACAGCGGCGGATCACCGTGAATTATGCGCGCCGGCAGCAGGGCCGGAAAATGATGCAGGCGCAGAGTACGCATCTGCCGCTGAAGCTCAATATGGCCGGTGTCATTCCGCCGATTTTCGCATCGAGCATTCTCCTGTTTCCAGGGACTCTCGGGCAGTTTTTCGGGGCTAACGAGAATCTTCGCTGGATCGCGAATATCACGTCTAAGTTGGCGCCGGGCGAGCCGCTTTACGTTGTGTTCTATACGGTCGCCATTGTCTTCTTCTGCTTTTTCTACACCGCGCTGGTGTTCAACCCGAAGGAGACGGCGGATAACCTCAAACGCTCTGGCGCCTTTATCCCCGGTATTCGTCCAGGGGAGCAGACAGCGCGTTATATTGATAGCGTCATGACCCGACTGACTGCGGCGGGTGCCATTTACATCACGACGGTCTGTCTGCTGCCGGAGTTTTTGATCGTGGGCTACAACGTACCTTTCTATTTTGGTGGCACATCGTTGCTCATCGTGGTTGTCGTGGTCATGGATTTCATGGCGCAGGTTCAGGCGCATTTGATGTCGCATCAATATGAAGGCCTGATGAAAAAGGCCAACCTGAAGTCGCCTGGCGCAGGCATGTTGCGCTAA
- the rpmJ gene encoding 50S ribosomal protein L36 produces MKVRASVKKLCRNCKIIRRNGVVRVICADPRHKQRQG; encoded by the coding sequence ATGAAAGTGCGTGCATCGGTCAAAAAGTTGTGCAGAAACTGCAAAATTATCCGTCGGAACGGTGTTGTGCGCGTGATTTGCGCGGACCCTCGCCACAAACAACGACAGGGTTAG
- the rpsM gene encoding 30S ribosomal protein S13: MARIAGVNIPDKKHAVIALTAIYGIGRTSAGKICDAAGIPRETKMQKLTEEEVDRLRNEVAKFTVEGDLRREVSMSIKRLMDLGCYRGIRHRRGLPLRGQRTRTNARTRKGPRRPIKR, translated from the coding sequence ATGGCCCGTATCGCCGGCGTCAACATCCCAGACAAAAAGCATGCCGTGATCGCGTTGACCGCGATTTATGGCATTGGCCGCACGAGTGCGGGCAAAATATGCGACGCGGCAGGCATCCCGCGTGAAACCAAGATGCAGAAGCTGACTGAAGAAGAAGTTGATCGGCTGCGTAATGAGGTCGCCAAGTTCACGGTTGAGGGCGACCTGCGCCGCGAAGTCTCCATGAGCATTAAGCGGCTGATGGATTTGGGCTGCTATCGCGGTATCCGTCATCGCCGTGGTTTGCCGCTGCGTGGTCAGCGTACCCGTACCAATGCTCGGACCCGCAAGGGACCGCGCCGTCCGATCAAACGCTAA
- the rpsK gene encoding 30S ribosomal protein S11: MAKPIRNTKKKIKKQVADGVAHVHASFNNTIITITDRQGNTLSWATSGGSGFRGSRKSTPFAAQIAADKAGQAAKEYGLRNLDVNVKGPGPGRESAVRALNNAGFKITSITDVTPIPHNGCRPPKKRRV, from the coding sequence ATGGCTAAACCGATTCGCAACACGAAAAAGAAGATCAAGAAGCAGGTCGCGGACGGGGTCGCCCACGTTCACGCCTCTTTCAATAACACGATTATTACGATCACCGACCGCCAGGGCAATACCCTTTCTTGGGCAACGTCCGGTGGCTCCGGTTTTCGTGGCTCTCGCAAAAGCACCCCTTTTGCCGCGCAGATCGCGGCGGATAAGGCAGGTCAGGCGGCGAAGGAATACGGGCTCCGCAACCTTGATGTCAATGTCAAGGGACCAGGGCCGGGACGCGAGTCCGCCGTGCGAGCGCTGAATAACGCCGGCTTCAAGATCACGAGTATCACCGACGTGACGCCGATCCCTCATAACGGCTGCCGTCCGCCCAAAAAGCGGCGCGTCTGA
- the rpsD gene encoding 30S ribosomal protein S4 has translation MARYTGPTCKLARREGTDLSLKSRARALDTKCNLEKQPGQTTDRRRRLSDYGVQLREKQKVRRIYGLLEKQFRNYYKKAAQAKGATGENLLQLLERRLDNVVFRMGFGSTRAEARQLVSHKSILVNGRIVNVASYQVSAEDQVEVREPSKKQLRVQNALSLAEQYGFPDWVEVDTKGLKGVFKRVPDRSDLPADINESLIVELYSK, from the coding sequence ATGGCACGTTACACAGGCCCAACCTGCAAACTGGCGCGGCGCGAAGGTACGGATCTATCGCTGAAGAGCCGCGCACGCGCTTTGGATACCAAGTGCAATCTGGAAAAACAGCCAGGTCAGACCACCGACCGTCGGCGCCGGCTTTCCGATTATGGTGTGCAGTTGCGCGAAAAGCAGAAAGTGCGCCGAATCTATGGCTTGCTGGAAAAGCAGTTTCGTAATTATTACAAGAAGGCGGCTCAAGCCAAGGGTGCGACAGGCGAAAACCTGCTGCAACTCTTGGAGCGTCGACTCGACAATGTGGTGTTTCGGATGGGCTTTGGCTCAACCCGTGCTGAGGCTCGCCAACTGGTGAGTCACAAAAGCATTCTGGTCAACGGGCGCATCGTGAATGTCGCTTCTTATCAGGTGAGCGCGGAAGATCAGGTCGAGGTGCGCGAGCCTTCCAAGAAGCAACTGCGCGTCCAGAATGCGTTGTCGCTGGCCGAGCAGTACGGCTTTCCTGACTGGGTCGAGGTTGACACTAAAGGCCTGAAAGGCGTCTTCAAGCGTGTTCCAGACCGTTCGGATCTGCCGGCTGACATCAACGAGTCGCTGATCGTCGAGCTGTACTCCAAGTAA
- a CDS encoding DNA-directed RNA polymerase subunit alpha → MNDAIGEFLKPRIVKVELVHGNLNHAKISLEPLERGFGHTLGNALRRILLSSMDGCAVTEVEIQGVLHEYTTIAGVQEDVLEILLNLKQLAISLKGKDEATFTLSKSGPGPVTAADIAIDHTAEIANPGLVIANLSAGELSMTLTVRRGLGYEPTTQRELDVSEDRPIGKLPIDASFSPVRRVAIEIQSARVEQRTDLDRLVIDLETNGTIDPREAIQRSAAILRDQLSSFVALEGTGPSEVQVTEARDESPYDPILLRPVDDLELTVRSANCLKAENIYLIGDLIQRTEVELLKTPNLGKKSLTEIKDVLATRGLSLGMRLENWPPENIAELSIR, encoded by the coding sequence ATGAATGACGCTATTGGCGAATTTCTAAAACCGCGCATTGTAAAAGTCGAGTTGGTTCATGGAAACCTGAACCATGCGAAAATCTCTCTGGAACCGCTCGAACGCGGTTTCGGGCACACGCTTGGAAACGCGCTTCGACGCATCTTGCTGTCCTCCATGGATGGATGCGCCGTGACGGAAGTCGAGATTCAGGGTGTGCTGCATGAGTACACGACCATTGCTGGCGTGCAGGAGGATGTCCTTGAGATCCTTCTGAATCTCAAGCAGTTGGCGATTTCACTCAAAGGCAAAGACGAGGCGACTTTCACGTTGAGCAAGAGCGGTCCCGGCCCGGTGACCGCAGCGGATATCGCCATTGATCACACCGCTGAAATCGCGAATCCAGGTCTGGTGATCGCCAACCTGTCGGCGGGCGAACTGAGTATGACGTTGACGGTGCGGCGCGGGCTTGGTTACGAGCCGACGACTCAGCGCGAACTGGATGTCAGCGAGGATCGTCCGATCGGCAAGCTGCCGATCGATGCCTCCTTTAGTCCGGTCCGTCGCGTGGCGATCGAGATACAGTCCGCGCGCGTCGAGCAGCGCACCGACCTGGATCGTCTGGTGATCGATCTGGAGACCAACGGGACCATCGACCCGCGCGAAGCGATTCAGCGTTCGGCGGCGATCCTGCGTGATCAGCTATCCAGTTTCGTCGCGTTGGAGGGGACTGGACCCTCGGAGGTTCAGGTTACCGAGGCCCGTGACGAATCGCCCTATGATCCAATTCTGCTGCGTCCGGTCGATGACCTTGAGCTCACGGTGCGCTCCGCGAATTGTCTGAAGGCTGAAAACATCTATCTGATCGGCGACTTGATTCAGCGGACCGAGGTCGAGCTTCTAAAGACTCCGAATCTCGGTAAGAAATCGCTGACGGAGATCAAGGATGTCCTCGCGACGCGCGGCCTGTCGTTGGGCATGCGTCTTGAGAATTGGCCGCCCGAGAACATTGCCGAGTTGAGCATTCGGTAA
- the rplQ gene encoding 50S ribosomal protein L17: MRHRKAGRHLNRTSSHREAMFRNMSASLFRYELIKTTLPKAKELRRIAEPLITLAKTDSVHTRRLAFARLRDKEIIGKLFVELGPRYQDRPGGYLRILKCGYRASDAAPMAYVELVDRPMTSAAVDVDDD, from the coding sequence ATGCGTCACCGCAAAGCCGGAAGGCATCTTAACCGTACCAGCTCGCACCGCGAGGCGATGTTTCGCAACATGTCGGCTTCGCTGTTTCGTTATGAGCTGATCAAAACCACTCTGCCCAAGGCGAAGGAGTTGCGGCGTATCGCCGAACCCTTGATTACCCTGGCAAAGACCGATTCGGTTCATACCCGCCGCCTGGCCTTCGCCCGGCTCCGCGATAAAGAAATTATCGGCAAGCTGTTCGTCGAACTGGGGCCACGGTATCAGGATCGTCCGGGCGGTTACCTGCGGATTCTCAAATGCGGTTATCGTGCCAGCGATGCGGCTCCCATGGCCTATGTCGAACTGGTCGACCGTCCGATGACATCAGCGGCGGTCGATGTCGACGACGATTGA
- a CDS encoding SAM hydrolase/SAM-dependent halogenase family protein, which produces MNPAAIRRIALVTDFGDGLYVGQMRARLGALLPELPLIDLVHDLPPFRPDLAAYLLPALVRDMPGNTLYLCVVDPGVGGDRALLAVESAGDWLIGPDNGLLAPLIQQADGAVSVWRIGWRPERMSSSFHGRDWIAPAAARLCLGQELRMSCLETSAMVGSDWPQERGVILYVDRFGNLISGLHARGRDRRHRLQVGEQTLRNARTFCQVVPGESFWYKNAFGLVEIAVNRGRADDLLGLAAGDPIGPFIALPDAV; this is translated from the coding sequence TTGAATCCAGCGGCAATTCGACGGATCGCGCTTGTCACCGACTTCGGCGACGGTCTCTATGTGGGTCAAATGCGGGCTCGATTGGGGGCTTTGCTGCCAGAACTGCCGCTGATCGATCTCGTGCATGACTTACCGCCCTTCCGGCCCGATCTGGCGGCCTATTTGCTTCCGGCCCTGGTGCGCGACATGCCAGGCAACACCTTGTATCTCTGTGTCGTCGACCCCGGCGTCGGCGGTGACCGTGCGCTGCTGGCCGTGGAATCCGCTGGCGACTGGTTGATCGGACCCGACAACGGTTTGTTGGCGCCGCTGATCCAGCAGGCCGATGGCGCCGTCTCGGTCTGGCGTATCGGTTGGCGGCCGGAACGGATGTCTTCCAGTTTCCATGGTCGCGACTGGATTGCGCCAGCCGCCGCGCGTCTCTGTCTTGGTCAGGAGCTTCGGATGTCCTGCCTGGAGACATCGGCCATGGTGGGCTCCGACTGGCCGCAAGAACGGGGCGTCATTCTCTATGTCGATCGCTTCGGCAATCTGATCTCCGGGTTGCATGCCCGCGGGCGCGATCGACGGCATCGGCTTCAGGTCGGTGAACAAACCTTGCGAAACGCCCGCACCTTTTGCCAGGTCGTGCCGGGCGAATCCTTTTGGTATAAAAACGCCTTCGGTCTGGTCGAGATCGCCGTGAATCGGGGTCGGGCCGATGATCTGCTGGGGCTTGCCGCCGGCGACCCGATCGGTCCCTTTATCGCCCTGCCGGACGCCGTCTAG
- a CDS encoding tellurite resistance TerB family protein, with protein MTNFGDLLGALLQSNVGQSAQSRIGNALQDLQANLGQASGGQGGTGDLLAGILEQAKTRLGTAADNPLQAGGIGAVLGSLLGGGGDSVKGALSGGVLAMLAGVAFKAMSNTGQTGLAVSQGGEPPVGLKPPATPAEQTLLETKAQLILKGMMNIAKSDGQVSPEEIQRIVGKAADAGIGAQGQEWLMAELLQPLNLDAFAAEIPDPAVAAEVYAASLLAVEVDTPQERDYLRQFAEKTGLAPVVVRQIHQSLGVAM; from the coding sequence ATGACCAACTTTGGCGATTTACTCGGGGCGCTCCTGCAAAGTAACGTAGGGCAGTCGGCGCAGAGTCGGATCGGTAATGCCCTGCAGGATCTGCAAGCCAATCTGGGACAGGCATCCGGCGGTCAGGGCGGTACCGGCGACCTGCTTGCCGGCATTCTCGAACAGGCAAAAACCCGTCTCGGAACCGCCGCCGATAACCCGCTGCAGGCCGGCGGTATCGGAGCGGTTCTGGGGTCGCTATTGGGCGGCGGTGGCGATTCCGTCAAGGGTGCCTTGTCGGGCGGCGTGCTGGCCATGCTGGCGGGCGTGGCGTTCAAGGCCATGAGCAATACCGGGCAGACTGGTCTGGCTGTCTCTCAAGGCGGTGAACCGCCCGTGGGGCTAAAGCCTCCCGCGACTCCGGCGGAGCAGACACTGCTGGAAACAAAGGCGCAATTGATCCTGAAAGGCATGATGAATATCGCCAAGTCGGACGGTCAGGTCAGTCCAGAGGAGATTCAGCGAATCGTTGGCAAGGCTGCGGACGCGGGCATCGGTGCTCAGGGGCAGGAGTGGTTGATGGCCGAATTGCTTCAACCGCTGAATCTGGATGCCTTCGCCGCTGAAATCCCAGATCCGGCGGTCGCGGCGGAGGTGTATGCTGCCTCTTTGCTAGCCGTCGAGGTCGACACCCCGCAGGAGCGGGACTATCTTCGTCAGTTCGCCGAAAAGACCGGGCTTGCCCCAGTCGTGGTGCGGCAGATTCACCAATCCCTGGGCGTTGCAATGTAA